One Oryza glaberrima chromosome 10, OglaRS2, whole genome shotgun sequence DNA segment encodes these proteins:
- the LOC127786334 gene encoding probable protein arginine N-methyltransferase 6.2 isoform X1, translating to MFAGGADGGNGHLPRPRRARRGGGGGGGMGSPPPGPPPPPCTDYDMAYFKAYSHIGVHEEMLKDHVRTNTYRNAIMHHQDLISGKVVLDVGCGTGVLSIFCAFAGAARVYAVDASDIALQAMEIVRENELSDKVIVLHGRIEDVEIEEKVDVIISEWMGYMLLYESMLGSVIFARDKWLKPGGLILPSHASLYLAPITNSHRYQDSVYFWQDVYGIKMSSMMPLAKQCAFMEPSVETISGENVLTWPSVQVAQVDCYTIQAPELETITATFNYTSMLQAPLHGFAFWFDVEFNGPVRQRSKKQANQCLDGNTQDASPSNKKKKADAPIVLSTAPEDAPTHWQQTLLYLFEPIELKKDQNIEGSVTISQSQQHARFLNICLKYFTRDQWYVKESVMK from the exons atgttcgccggcggcgcggatggcggCAACGGCCACCTGCCGCGGCCGCggagggcgcggcgcggcggcggaggcggaggaggaatgGGGTCTCCTCCtccggggccgccgccgccgccctgcaccGACTACGACATGGCCTACTTCAAGGCGTACTCGCACATCGGCGTCCACGAGGAGATGCTCAAG GACCATGTGAGAACTAATACTTACAGAAATGCTATCATGCATCACCAGGATTTAATTTCAGGcaaa GTTGTGTTGGATGTGGGCTGTGGCACTGGTGTACTTTCTATATTTTGTGCTTTCGCTGGTGCCGCTCGG GTCTATGCAGTTGATGCAAGTGATATTGCCTTACAG GCTATGGAAATTGTGAGAGAAAATGAGTTATCTGACAAAGTCATTGTTCTGCACGGTCGAATTGAG GATGTCGAAATTGAAGAAAAAGTCGATGTCATCATATCTGAATGGATGGGCTACATGCTTCTGTATGAG AGTATGCTGGGGAGTGTAATCTTTGCTAGAGATAAATGGCTTAAACCAGGGGGTCTTATTCTTCCATCTCATGCATCG CTTTACCTGGCACCTATTACAAATTCCCACAGATATCAGGATAGTGTTTACTTCTGGCAAGACGTGTATGGTATAAAAA TGTCTTCTATGATGCCTCTTGCAAAACAATGTGCATTCATGGAGCCATCTGTTGAGACGATTAGTGGAGAGAATGTTCTGACCTGGCCATCAGTG CAGGTGGCGCAGGTGGATTGTTATACCATACAAGCTCCGGAGCTTGAAACTATCACTGCTACATTTAACTATACGTCGATGTTGCAAG CTCCATTGCATGGTTTTGCATTTTGGTTCGATGTCGAGTTTAATGGACCAGTGCGCCAGAGATCCAAGAAGCAAGCAAACCAATGCTTGGATGGGAACACACAAGATGCCAGCCCaagtaataaaaagaaaaaggcagaTGCCCCAATTGTTCTGTCGACTGCACCGGAGGATGCACCTACCCACTGGCAGCAG ACCCTATTGTACTTGTTTGAACCTATCGAGCTAAAGAAAGATCAAAATATTGAGGGTTCTGTTACCATATCTCAAAGCCAGCAACATGCTCGCTTCCTCAACATCTGCCTGAAATATTT TACTAGAGATCAATGGTATGTTAAAGAATCGGTGATGAAATAA
- the LOC127786334 gene encoding probable protein arginine N-methyltransferase 6.2 isoform X2 produces MFAGGADGGNGHLPRPRRARRGGGGGGGMGSPPPGPPPPPCTDYDMAYFKAYSHIGVHEEMLKDHVRTNTYRNAIMHHQDLISGKVVLDVGCGTGVLSIFCAFAGAARVYAVDASDIALQAMEIVRENELSDKVIVLHGRIEDVEIEEKVDVIISEWMGYMLLYESMLGSVIFARDKWLKPGGLILPSHASLYLAPITNSHRYQDSVYFWQDVYGIKMSSMMPLAKQCAFMEPSVETISGENVLTWPSVVAQVDCYTIQAPELETITATFNYTSMLQAPLHGFAFWFDVEFNGPVRQRSKKQANQCLDGNTQDASPSNKKKKADAPIVLSTAPEDAPTHWQQTLLYLFEPIELKKDQNIEGSVTISQSQQHARFLNICLKYFTRDQWYVKESVMK; encoded by the exons atgttcgccggcggcgcggatggcggCAACGGCCACCTGCCGCGGCCGCggagggcgcggcgcggcggcggaggcggaggaggaatgGGGTCTCCTCCtccggggccgccgccgccgccctgcaccGACTACGACATGGCCTACTTCAAGGCGTACTCGCACATCGGCGTCCACGAGGAGATGCTCAAG GACCATGTGAGAACTAATACTTACAGAAATGCTATCATGCATCACCAGGATTTAATTTCAGGcaaa GTTGTGTTGGATGTGGGCTGTGGCACTGGTGTACTTTCTATATTTTGTGCTTTCGCTGGTGCCGCTCGG GTCTATGCAGTTGATGCAAGTGATATTGCCTTACAG GCTATGGAAATTGTGAGAGAAAATGAGTTATCTGACAAAGTCATTGTTCTGCACGGTCGAATTGAG GATGTCGAAATTGAAGAAAAAGTCGATGTCATCATATCTGAATGGATGGGCTACATGCTTCTGTATGAG AGTATGCTGGGGAGTGTAATCTTTGCTAGAGATAAATGGCTTAAACCAGGGGGTCTTATTCTTCCATCTCATGCATCG CTTTACCTGGCACCTATTACAAATTCCCACAGATATCAGGATAGTGTTTACTTCTGGCAAGACGTGTATGGTATAAAAA TGTCTTCTATGATGCCTCTTGCAAAACAATGTGCATTCATGGAGCCATCTGTTGAGACGATTAGTGGAGAGAATGTTCTGACCTGGCCATCAGTG GTGGCGCAGGTGGATTGTTATACCATACAAGCTCCGGAGCTTGAAACTATCACTGCTACATTTAACTATACGTCGATGTTGCAAG CTCCATTGCATGGTTTTGCATTTTGGTTCGATGTCGAGTTTAATGGACCAGTGCGCCAGAGATCCAAGAAGCAAGCAAACCAATGCTTGGATGGGAACACACAAGATGCCAGCCCaagtaataaaaagaaaaaggcagaTGCCCCAATTGTTCTGTCGACTGCACCGGAGGATGCACCTACCCACTGGCAGCAG ACCCTATTGTACTTGTTTGAACCTATCGAGCTAAAGAAAGATCAAAATATTGAGGGTTCTGTTACCATATCTCAAAGCCAGCAACATGCTCGCTTCCTCAACATCTGCCTGAAATATTT TACTAGAGATCAATGGTATGTTAAAGAATCGGTGATGAAATAA